In Polynucleobacter sp. es-EL-1, the following are encoded in one genomic region:
- a CDS encoding DUF4390 domain-containing protein, which yields MSQCIKQFIFCSLLILNFVSVSAHAEGIRIKSVEMERADNDWLLNATFQIELAPGLEDAVKKGVVLYFQTEFDVTRSRWYWFDEKPALAQRQTRLSYQPITQQYRIASEGFTFSAKTILEALQAVGTIGGWKVVDNNQIDPGKSYTAALRMTLDLSKLPKPFQVNALNNRDWNVSSDWLRFSFPPNSANPIKR from the coding sequence ATGAGCCAGTGCATTAAACAGTTCATTTTTTGTAGTTTGTTGATACTGAACTTTGTTTCAGTATCAGCTCATGCAGAAGGCATCAGAATAAAGTCCGTTGAGATGGAGCGGGCGGATAACGATTGGCTATTGAATGCAACATTCCAAATTGAATTGGCGCCAGGCTTAGAGGATGCTGTCAAAAAGGGTGTAGTGCTCTACTTTCAAACGGAGTTTGATGTGACACGCTCTCGCTGGTATTGGTTTGATGAGAAACCAGCATTGGCTCAGCGTCAGACGCGCCTCTCCTATCAACCAATTACACAGCAATATCGTATTGCCTCCGAGGGATTTACATTCTCCGCAAAAACGATACTTGAGGCATTGCAGGCAGTCGGTACGATTGGCGGCTGGAAAGTAGTCGACAACAATCAAATAGATCCGGGCAAATCCTACACCGCCGCCTTGAGAATGACGCTGGATTTAAGCAAATTGCCAAAGCCTTTTCAGGTAAATGCCTTGAATAACCGGGACTGGAACGTTTCTAGCGATTGGCTCCGCTTCTCATTTCCCCCTAATAGCGCAAACCCAATTAAGCGATGA
- a CDS encoding OsmC domain/YcaO domain-containing protein — MEIKVNFLDKLRLEAKFDDFTVIADQPIRYKGDGSAPGPFDYFLASSALCAAYFVKLYCDTRNISTENIRLSQNNIVDPENRYQQIFKIQVELPEDISANDRQGILRAIERCSVKKVVQAGPEFVIEEVKNLDADAQALLALKPSLDTNTYIAGKDLPLEQTIANMSAVLANLGIKIEIASWRNLIPNVWSLHIRDAHSPMCFTNGKGSTKESALASALGEYIERLSNNHFYAGAFWGDEIANSEFVHYPNERWFKPGSKDELPAGILDEYSLTIYNPDGELRGSHLIDTNSGNAQRGICCLPYVRQSDGQTVYFPSNLIENLYVSNGMSAGNTLAEAQVQCLSEIFERAVKREILEGEIALPDVPQEVLAKYPSILAGIQSLEEQGFPVLVKDASLGGIYPVMCVTLMNPRTGGVFASFGAHPSLELALERSLTELLQGRSLEGLNDLPAPTFSSEAVTEPNNFVEHFIDSSGIVSWRFFSAKPDYEFVEWDFTGHGEDSNVAEAATLFEILAKLGKESYVATYDQLGAIACRILVPGYSEVYPIEDLVWDNTNKALLFRNDILNLHQLDDSSLNALLERLESNELDEYGDIATLIGVEFDENTPWGQLTVLELKLQIHLALQNFEQAQELVGAFLQYNDNTVERRLFYQALNAVLEILLDDELELADYEINFRRMFGDERMSAVLGSVDKSVRFYGLTPTSIKLEGLDRHHRLMDSYKKLHAARGKSKDPNGLSNT, encoded by the coding sequence ATGGAAATTAAGGTTAACTTTCTCGATAAGCTGCGACTCGAAGCGAAGTTCGATGACTTCACAGTAATTGCCGATCAGCCTATTCGATATAAGGGTGATGGATCTGCTCCTGGCCCATTTGACTATTTTCTCGCCTCATCGGCATTGTGCGCTGCTTATTTTGTAAAGCTCTATTGTGATACTCGCAATATTTCTACAGAGAATATTCGCCTTTCACAAAATAATATTGTGGATCCTGAAAACCGCTACCAACAGATTTTTAAGATTCAAGTAGAGCTGCCCGAAGATATTTCGGCAAATGATCGTCAGGGAATTTTGCGCGCCATTGAACGTTGTTCTGTTAAGAAAGTGGTTCAGGCTGGACCCGAGTTTGTGATAGAAGAGGTGAAGAATCTAGATGCGGATGCTCAGGCTTTGTTGGCTTTAAAGCCAAGCCTGGATACCAATACTTACATAGCAGGTAAAGATTTGCCACTAGAGCAAACCATTGCCAATATGTCTGCAGTATTGGCAAACTTGGGAATCAAGATTGAAATTGCCTCGTGGCGCAACCTCATTCCAAACGTATGGTCTTTACATATTCGTGACGCGCATTCGCCCATGTGTTTTACGAACGGCAAGGGCTCTACAAAAGAAAGTGCTTTGGCGTCCGCCTTGGGTGAATACATTGAACGATTAAGCAACAATCATTTTTATGCTGGCGCATTTTGGGGCGACGAGATTGCTAATAGTGAATTTGTGCACTATCCCAATGAGCGTTGGTTCAAGCCAGGAAGTAAGGATGAACTACCTGCTGGCATCTTGGATGAATACTCCCTAACAATTTATAACCCTGATGGTGAATTGCGGGGTTCTCATTTAATCGACACCAATTCTGGAAATGCCCAGCGTGGCATCTGTTGCTTGCCTTATGTTAGGCAGTCAGATGGTCAGACGGTTTATTTTCCTTCGAACCTGATCGAAAACCTGTATGTCAGTAATGGCATGAGCGCTGGCAACACTTTGGCTGAAGCGCAGGTGCAATGTTTGTCTGAGATTTTTGAGCGTGCTGTTAAGCGTGAAATTCTTGAGGGAGAAATTGCCTTGCCGGATGTGCCCCAAGAGGTATTGGCAAAATATCCCAGCATCCTTGCGGGTATTCAGAGCCTAGAGGAACAGGGCTTCCCAGTGCTGGTAAAGGATGCCTCACTTGGCGGAATCTACCCAGTCATGTGTGTGACTTTAATGAATCCACGCACAGGCGGTGTGTTTGCCTCGTTTGGTGCGCACCCCAGTTTAGAGCTGGCGCTAGAGCGAAGCTTGACCGAGCTACTACAGGGGCGCAGTTTAGAGGGTTTAAATGATTTACCTGCGCCGACTTTCTCAAGCGAGGCTGTGACAGAGCCGAACAACTTTGTTGAGCACTTTATTGATTCCAGTGGCATTGTGTCCTGGCGATTTTTTAGCGCAAAGCCGGATTATGAATTTGTTGAGTGGGATTTCACAGGCCATGGCGAGGATTCGAATGTTGCAGAAGCTGCAACCTTGTTTGAAATTCTTGCCAAGTTAGGTAAAGAATCATATGTAGCAACATATGATCAGTTGGGAGCAATTGCGTGCCGAATTCTAGTACCAGGCTACTCCGAGGTTTATCCAATTGAAGATCTTGTTTGGGACAACACCAATAAAGCCTTATTGTTTCGCAATGATATTTTGAATCTACATCAACTAGACGATAGCAGCCTAAATGCCTTGCTTGAGCGATTAGAGAGTAATGAGCTAGATGAATATGGTGATATTGCTACCTTGATTGGAGTCGAGTTTGACGAGAACACTCCCTGGGGTCAGCTAACAGTATTAGAGCTCAAGCTACAGATTCATCTTGCACTCCAGAACTTTGAGCAGGCGCAAGAACTGGTAGGTGCTTTCTTGCAATATAACGACAATACGGTTGAGCGTAGATTGTTTTATCAGGCCTTAAATGCAGTCTTAGAAATCTTGTTAGATGATGAACTTGAGCTTGCAGACTACGAGATAAACTTTCGACGCATGTTCGGTGATGAGAGGATGAGCGCGGTTTTAGGCTCGGTCGATAAAAGCGTGCGATTTTATGGCTTAACGCCGACCAGCATCAAGCTGGAGGGGCTTGATAGGCATCACCGTCTGATGGATAGTTATAAAAAGTTGCACGCTGCCCGTGGAAAATCTAAGGATCCTAATGGACTCTCAAACACTTAA
- the rsmB gene encoding 16S rRNA (cytosine(967)-C(5))-methyltransferase RsmB, producing MTDQKKPRSLPLSEAITISAQAVGEVMLGRSLTEVLDQLDTHERPIVQSLSFDALRKWVKSHELIKQFIPKAPPPEVEYLLSVAIPLFLQSDSDGKGYASHTIVDQAVTACSEYEPTQYAKGLVNAVLRKVSLAIKAEREKPYPPDPIPMFFPPWWRASLKRNYPKSWQSILLGQAQRAPLILRVNARQYTREEYQQLLQEAGIEATPITEIAGVSLHSALLLKDPVPVGDLPGFYSGAVSVQDAGAQIAAILLDPQPGDRVLDACAAPGGKSAHLLELADCELIALELDGQRITKIGGNLDRLRLQSQAVKIVRGDASKAAWWDGKPFDKILLDAPCSASGIVSRHPDIPFLRREADILALQQRQRAILTQSWNMLKPGGTLLYVTCSVFPEEGENQASWFATEHDDALRLNAPGQILPTGINDGFYYALFKKNGS from the coding sequence TTGACGGACCAGAAAAAACCACGCAGTCTTCCGCTTTCAGAGGCGATCACTATTTCGGCTCAAGCCGTTGGCGAGGTCATGCTTGGACGTTCGTTAACTGAAGTGCTTGATCAGCTCGATACGCATGAGCGCCCAATTGTTCAAAGTTTGAGTTTTGATGCTTTGCGTAAATGGGTCAAATCCCACGAGCTTATTAAGCAATTTATTCCAAAAGCACCGCCACCTGAAGTGGAGTATTTATTGAGTGTTGCCATACCGCTATTTTTGCAATCTGATAGTGATGGCAAGGGCTACGCTTCTCATACGATTGTCGACCAAGCCGTGACTGCATGTAGTGAGTATGAGCCCACCCAGTATGCTAAAGGCTTGGTTAATGCTGTACTTCGTAAGGTAAGTCTAGCCATAAAAGCAGAACGTGAAAAACCTTACCCTCCCGATCCGATCCCTATGTTTTTCCCGCCCTGGTGGAGAGCAAGTCTAAAGCGGAATTACCCAAAGTCATGGCAATCTATATTGCTGGGGCAAGCGCAACGCGCACCGTTAATTTTGCGAGTGAATGCTCGGCAATACACCCGCGAAGAGTATCAACAACTTTTGCAAGAGGCAGGTATTGAGGCAACTCCAATTACTGAAATTGCAGGCGTGTCATTACATTCAGCTTTGCTACTCAAAGACCCGGTTCCCGTGGGAGATTTGCCTGGGTTTTATAGCGGCGCCGTTTCAGTTCAAGATGCGGGAGCGCAGATTGCCGCGATATTGTTAGATCCTCAACCGGGCGATCGGGTACTAGATGCTTGCGCTGCTCCCGGTGGCAAAAGCGCTCACTTATTAGAGCTTGCAGATTGTGAGCTGATTGCCTTAGAGTTAGACGGACAACGGATTACAAAGATTGGTGGAAATCTTGACCGATTACGTCTTCAGTCACAGGCTGTAAAAATTGTGCGGGGTGACGCCTCCAAAGCAGCATGGTGGGATGGCAAGCCCTTTGACAAAATTTTGTTAGACGCCCCTTGCTCAGCATCGGGCATTGTTTCTAGGCACCCCGACATTCCATTTCTCAGACGCGAGGCAGATATTTTGGCCTTGCAACAACGTCAGCGCGCTATTTTGACGCAGTCTTGGAATATGCTTAAACCAGGTGGTACCTTGTTATATGTGACTTGCTCTGTATTTCCCGAGGAGGGAGAGAATCAAGCAAGTTGGTTTGCTACAGAGCACGACGATGCATTACGATTGAATGCCCCCGGACAGATTTTGCCAACGGGGATCAATGACGGCTTTTACTATGCTTTGTTTAAGAAAAATGGGTCATGA
- a CDS encoding ATP-binding protein yields the protein MKLSFDFIGSNAFEKSAWKRRALPIAMGLIGAFALLLLLLLSIASSNTEFFDNYFIWLYAANVVIGACLILVILTLVTVIAIRWRKGRFGTRLIAKLAMIFALVGVVPGLILYGVSLQFVSRSIETWFDVKVESALNSGLELGRVTLQVAQEEILAEGRFIAEQITQVPAGTSSDQVGAMVMKIRNQFGIQEVSLFTAQRKLILSSELKSKKFFPAPSADVVAEAFKKNGITFLDQTEVEGQRGYRVRAIVPIVRKKPIQGKLDSGRAIEDRYFVQLVRFIPSPLAKNIFAVESAYSEYQEKSLGRSGLRKMFVGTLTLTLFFAVFVAVTLALILGRQLARPLLMLLQGTQAVAQGDLSPKPELDTGDELGMLTRQFNVMTRQLADTRTSLQESKTFLETVLGSLTAGVCIFDKNFNVVSSNAGADRIFGQDLTQIDGRPLSDSPSLVEFEQAIKEGFATMKLAVGVDGESTQGNQQKAAPVWQKQIQLHSTNEFENELGVTLFVRGTELTADLRMVVFDDITDVVSAQRSIAWSEVARRLAHEIKNPLTPIQLSAERLQHKLAGKLSPEQEEMINRSTETIIGQVQAMKEMVNDFRDFAKTPSPQLKPVSINALTQEILGLYEGSPIKTQLDPRCPSILGDPTQLRQIIHNLLQNAQDATLEGEQQSAPVEVKTELVPYGELSGVQQNAVRLSISDSGSGFPAKILARAFEPYITTKSKGTGLGLAVVKKIVDDHGAKIEIRNRMQGDKVVGAKVSILFMNLAKEAA from the coding sequence ATGAAGCTATCTTTCGACTTTATTGGTTCAAACGCCTTTGAAAAGAGCGCCTGGAAAAGACGCGCTTTACCAATAGCAATGGGTCTGATTGGTGCATTTGCTTTGTTGCTATTGCTTCTGCTTTCAATCGCGTCATCCAATACCGAATTTTTTGATAACTACTTTATTTGGCTTTACGCAGCAAATGTAGTGATCGGCGCTTGTTTGATCTTAGTCATTCTGACCTTAGTCACCGTGATCGCAATTCGTTGGCGCAAAGGGCGCTTTGGTACTCGCCTGATTGCAAAGCTGGCCATGATTTTTGCTTTGGTAGGGGTAGTGCCAGGATTAATTTTGTACGGCGTTTCTTTGCAATTCGTATCTCGCAGCATTGAAACTTGGTTTGATGTGAAAGTGGAGTCCGCGTTGAACTCTGGTCTAGAGTTGGGGCGCGTTACTTTACAGGTTGCTCAAGAGGAGATTTTGGCTGAAGGTCGGTTTATCGCCGAGCAGATCACCCAAGTTCCTGCAGGCACAAGCTCAGATCAGGTTGGAGCGATGGTAATGAAAATTCGTAATCAATTTGGCATCCAAGAGGTCAGTCTCTTTACTGCCCAGCGTAAATTAATTTTATCGAGCGAGTTAAAGTCTAAAAAATTCTTCCCTGCCCCTAGCGCTGATGTGGTTGCTGAGGCATTTAAAAAGAATGGCATTACTTTTTTAGACCAAACTGAGGTCGAGGGACAGCGGGGTTATCGTGTCAGGGCGATTGTGCCCATCGTGCGTAAAAAGCCCATTCAGGGCAAGCTAGATTCTGGTAGGGCGATCGAGGATCGGTACTTTGTGCAGTTGGTACGCTTTATTCCGAGCCCCCTGGCTAAGAATATCTTTGCGGTTGAGTCTGCTTATAGTGAGTATCAAGAAAAATCATTAGGACGCTCGGGCTTGCGTAAGATGTTTGTCGGTACTTTGACCCTAACGCTATTCTTTGCGGTATTTGTGGCTGTCACTTTGGCGCTGATTTTAGGTCGTCAGTTGGCAAGACCACTCTTGATGCTGCTCCAAGGAACCCAAGCAGTTGCACAGGGCGATTTATCTCCTAAGCCAGAATTAGATACCGGGGATGAGCTTGGTATGTTAACGCGCCAATTTAATGTCATGACACGTCAGCTGGCCGATACGCGTACTTCACTGCAGGAGTCCAAGACGTTTTTAGAGACCGTATTGGGCAGTCTTACTGCGGGCGTCTGTATTTTTGATAAAAACTTCAACGTAGTTTCAAGTAATGCAGGCGCAGATCGAATATTTGGCCAAGACCTAACTCAGATTGACGGTCGTCCTCTAAGTGACAGCCCTTCTTTGGTTGAGTTTGAACAGGCCATTAAGGAGGGCTTTGCCACGATGAAGCTCGCCGTCGGCGTGGATGGTGAGTCTACTCAGGGCAATCAGCAGAAAGCTGCCCCGGTATGGCAAAAGCAAATTCAGCTGCATAGCACTAATGAATTTGAGAATGAATTGGGTGTCACCTTATTTGTGAGGGGTACAGAGCTGACTGCAGATTTACGCATGGTCGTGTTTGACGACATTACCGACGTTGTGAGCGCTCAGCGCTCGATTGCTTGGAGTGAGGTGGCAAGACGTTTGGCCCACGAGATTAAAAATCCTCTGACCCCAATTCAACTCTCTGCCGAAAGGCTTCAGCACAAGCTGGCAGGCAAATTGAGTCCTGAGCAGGAAGAAATGATTAATCGCAGTACTGAGACGATTATTGGTCAAGTGCAAGCCATGAAAGAGATGGTGAATGACTTTAGGGATTTTGCTAAAACTCCAAGCCCCCAATTAAAGCCAGTATCCATCAATGCGCTAACCCAAGAAATTCTGGGTTTGTATGAAGGCAGCCCAATTAAAACGCAACTGGATCCACGATGTCCAAGTATTCTGGGCGATCCTACGCAATTAAGACAGATCATCCACAATCTTTTACAAAATGCACAAGATGCCACCCTTGAGGGCGAGCAGCAAAGTGCCCCAGTGGAAGTAAAAACAGAGTTAGTGCCCTACGGCGAATTAAGCGGTGTTCAGCAAAACGCAGTTCGCCTCTCAATTAGTGATTCTGGGTCTGGTTTTCCAGCTAAGATATTGGCAAGGGCGTTTGAGCCCTATATCACCACCAAAAGTAAAGGCACTGGATTGGGCTTAGCAGTAGTAAAGAAAATTGTTGATGATCATGGCGCAAAAATTGAAATCCGTAATCGGATGCAAGGCGATAAAGTTGTGGGCGCGAAAGTATCAATATTGTTTATGAATCTGGCAAAAGAGGCAGCATAA
- a CDS encoding response regulator — MASILVVDDEMGIRELLNEILTDEGHTVYAAESAAQARTIREQMRPDLVLLDIWMPDVDGITLLKEWSKSGQLTMPVVMMSGHATIDTAVEATRIGALNFLEKPIALQKLLKTVTKALESSPKFVEPVEERAAQQALAAIPSPKASANEPSPPVQDGEYISGIAKTYFDLPLREARDLFEKAYFEHQMIIMGGSMTKISEYTGLERTHLYRKLKALGIDTSRNKGEQ; from the coding sequence ATGGCAAGTATTTTGGTGGTTGATGATGAAATGGGAATCCGTGAACTTCTCAATGAGATTTTGACGGACGAGGGACACACTGTGTACGCGGCAGAGAGTGCGGCACAAGCTCGGACCATTCGTGAGCAAATGCGCCCAGATTTGGTGCTACTCGATATTTGGATGCCCGATGTAGATGGCATTACTTTGCTAAAGGAGTGGTCTAAATCGGGCCAACTCACCATGCCTGTGGTCATGATGTCCGGGCATGCGACGATTGATACTGCGGTTGAAGCAACTCGTATTGGCGCACTCAATTTTCTAGAGAAGCCGATTGCCCTACAAAAGCTCTTGAAAACGGTCACCAAGGCCTTAGAGAGTTCTCCTAAGTTCGTGGAACCGGTGGAGGAAAGGGCCGCTCAGCAAGCGCTAGCGGCAATCCCAAGTCCGAAGGCCAGCGCAAACGAGCCATCTCCTCCCGTACAGGACGGCGAATACATAAGCGGCATAGCTAAAACTTACTTTGATTTACCTTTGAGAGAAGCTCGGGATCTATTTGAGAAAGCCTATTTTGAGCATCAAATGATCATTATGGGCGGCAGTATGACTAAGATTTCTGAATATACTGGCCTGGAAAGAACCCACCTCTATCGCAAGCTCAAGGCACTGGGCATTGATACTTCACGGAACAAAGGCGAGCAATAG